DNA from Gouania willdenowi chromosome 15, fGouWil2.1, whole genome shotgun sequence:
tttcttcctctctctctccctctctctcagtATCCCCTGTAATACCATTGCATACCCCTCgcggtacacgtacccccatatgagaaacactgctttaagtCACTGCCGGGCTTAATATTCATGAATAAATCACTTAACCTTCAACACTGAGAGAAAAGACCAATGTATGTTTACTATTATAACCCTGAGTTGCCTTTGAGAAATTAAAATAGTTAATAACAACAAGCAACATGGATAACTTATATGAAAGCTTGAAACTAGTACAAATAAGACATCTAATCATTTAGAGTGATTCGTGGAATCACCGAGGAGTTCGCTGTCCTGTCATGCTTGAAACAAATGTTGCCAAATGTCACTGAACAGTTGTGTAGCAGCACAGTAAATGAGTATTGATCGCTTTGTGCTCTGGAACTGGCACACCTTCGTTTCAGGGAGTCAAGCTTACGTTAATGTTGGTCTGGGAGAGAATataagaaacacaataaatggaGTAAATGTGTAATAGCTGTGGATGACAAAGGTCTAACCCACCTATGGTGCATCTGTTATTTacaatacattacattacattacattatgcATTGCAACATCAGGGCATTAATGTTTCATGTACACTTACAGAATTTTGCTGAAGTAAACTATTATACGTAAAAAATTTAcattacaaatgtaaaaaagaaatgataTAAACAGCTTTGGTGCATGCTTAAATAAACTTGCTGAATGTTCTGTCTTCTGTGTGATTTCAGAGACTTTTCCCAATTATTTCTTACATTTGATGCGCTTTCTAAATAACAGCACTCAGAGAGctaaatatcctctttgtcagatattggcagttatctggatcagtgatcttgATCAAGGTACCATAATCATTCAAAggtttggaagaaatttctatccatTCCATTATTAACGATACAGTACCAGGCCTAAATGTGTGGGCACgcccattttttttcaaaagatggTGATAAAATGCTCAATTCGGATtcaatccagatgaaacttggtCGGGCAATAgaggaaccaaccagacataagTGAATCAAATTTCATTAAAGTCAATCAATTTTTGTCAATGATAATATatatctggttttttttttatcttggaaactgatccagaatcaatgtattgatccagatcccctccataATTTCAAGGAATCTTTCATGGAATATGAtctgtctttggttaaaattttgacaaaattaaaGTTTCGTACTTTagacataaataaatgacagtGAAAATATATCCTTTTTTTGTATAGGTAGTAACCAATGTTTTCCCCAGATTTACAGCATttgggagggagggaggggtataatttatttttttgtaaagacaACATTCAATATAAAAACTGAACACTATTTCCACCCTGTAagtgtttggtttgttttttaaatgttgacattttgccCACTTTTCAGCTGACTGATGtgacatatttttttccaaaacacaGTCTCTGTTCACTTGGGGGTGTTTACCTGTCAACGAGTGACATGCTTCATGTAAATAAGATAAATGATGCAAGGGAAGAGTTTCTATCATAAGGGATGCAATAAAGtggttttttaaagaaagcttACCTTGAATGACTTTTGGTATTTCTGCTGTAAATCTTCTTCTGCATTAACAGCACCtcactgtaattttttaatttattttttatatatatatattaactcaTCCAAAGACTATATCTCACCTTTTGTGTCAGGAATAGGAACAGATTTGTCTACTGTTGATGGCCTTATCATTtcacaaacacttttttccctGTAAGccaataaaaaatgtttgaaactgTCCTTCTTGCACATTAGAATTGAGTCTATAACTTCTTTATTTTGTTCCATCATGTTTTAGCGCATTCAAACTGTTCctgttatttacatttattcaaTTATGCACTAGTTTTCAGCATCTTTGCATATTCTATTTCGTGCAGATACGCTGTACACAATGCACGAATGCGATGTTTTTGCTCATTTACCATTGTACACATGGGGCACACTTAGAGATGTGTTTTAGGGACAGCAGGGCACCTTTTGATAACGTTGTGACAGTGTGTGCTCAGTGTCACAAGCGGCTGTGGGACGCTGTTAGCGACTGGGGTTCTTTACAGCTCAGTGGGAGGTTCCACACTCACCCTCAAATATCTTACCCCATGAGAGCAgatgtagtgtgtgtgattgtcatTTGGACAATATGGTACTGCTGAGGGATGAAAGTGCTTTTTATGTTGTGTATAAATGTTGTGTTTGGTGGTTCGTGCGTCgatttgaaaatgtaataaaaatataaataaaaatttaaatcactACACTAAAAAGAAAGGGGTAATATCCCGTGATTGCACTACAAACGAtctaaaaacaatgtaaatatgAGAGATTCCAAATATCTTTAACATGCACTCCAGGCTAAAAACCCACTTATAAAGGCACATAGTGGGGTACAACCTGGAAAAATCACATGACCACAGGTATGCACTTATTTAGAAACCATACAGTActtgaaaatggattttaaacttattttgcTACTTCCTTATTTTTACTACActgattttaatacattttcaataattaattttttaaaaattaaacaattatttatttacacttgATAGAACTTGTGCGTCTAACGCAAGTATGCCAGTTAATTTGCCGTCAGAGtagaatagaaataaaaaaaacaatgtttacctGAAAGAAAAGCCAGAACTTCTCTGACTTAATTCTAAATAATTTAACCacatgtagtaaaaaaaaaatcaatctataataaaatatgtcaGCTGACCAAATTCTATCAAACATTTTATACAAAAgttctagatttatttttttaccacatCAAAATCAAAATGTGCTAAATGCTTTTACTATGCTATATTTTCTCTTCCCTTATATTTATCATCGCATCATATTACCTTATCTAAAATGTGTCTCCTTCTCAGTAAGTAAATGGGTACATTCTAAGCATtcattaataattcattcaaaaactcaaagacagttgttaaaacaaatacacgaacatacaagttaaaaaaaatagactaacaacaataaaggcaaatgcaaaaaatacataatcatATAGTCCCAGAAATCTAGAGTTGGAATTGCCAATAAATCCTCTGCTTTCAGACAGAACACAAGCACCGCGGCACTTTCAATAGCTGTAAAGTCATTCAGAAGTTTCTGCTCAAATGCTGCAACACAGACCACAAGCAATCGGTTTCACTGTGTGGAGTCAGACCAGATGCGAGAGacaatttctgtttttaaatcagtaGTGTGTGTTCAGTCTACCTCTGAGCCTACAGCATTAAACCTCCCTGCAAAGCCTATTGTCATTTAAAGTGCAGCTTTTGTACATAGCACTTCTACATCCTGGATTGACTGTGCCATTGCATTGTGTGCTGTAATGTATAATGGTGCTGATTGCAATCTTACTCTCTTACCTAAAGTGGTGTCATTTAATCTTGTTGTGGTCAGATGATGCACATTgtaattaaatgtgtattttgttttggtgtGTCTGCATGCAGATTCTACTCTTATTACCCGAGAAGTGATTTATTTACCAGGAAAGACAAATGAGACCAAAACATCTTGACACCCAGTTTGACAGAATTGGTTCAGAGCATCACCTACTGGTTCATATTGGAAATATTAACTCGTCACTTGTTCTTTCTTCACTCCTTTCTCCCTGCttttctatctctctctctgcagAATATGCCAGAACATAACAATGAGCTTCAACAGCACAGACCCTGGGGTCTCCCTGACTGCCAACACATCAGCATCATTAGCTGGAGCCTTCCTCCATCCCAATGTCTACCATGGAGGAGATATTGGAGGATCCCCCTGGCCAGACTTTCATCCAGATGCTCTGGATGAGAATTCCTCCTCCGCAAGCGCACTTTTGAACCTCACCCAAGAATCTCAAAATGGAAGTAAACCAGCACACCTTGATCCCTTGGGTGGCCACCCCATGTGGCAGGTCATTCTCATTGTCTTACTGACTAGCATGCTGTCACTGGTCACCATTATTGGCAACATTCTGGTCGTGGTGTCCTTCAAGGTTAATCGCCAGCTTAAGACAGTTAATAACTACTTTTTGTTGAGCTTGGCGGTAGCGGACCTCATAATAGGAGTGATTTCCATGAACCTCTACACAGCATACCTTGTGATGGGCAGCTGGGCCATGGGAAACTGGGCGTGTGATCTGTGGTTGGCTATAGATTACGTTGCAAGTAACGCATCAGTTATGAACTTGCTGGTTATCAGCTTCGACCGCTATTTTTCAATCACTCGGCCTTTGACCTATCGGgctaaaaggacaacaaaaagagCTGGGATTATGATTGGCCTAGCCTGGTTTGTATCTCTTGTGCTGTGGGCTCCTGCCATCCTGCTGTGGCAGTACTTTGAGGGTGAAAGGACAGTGCCCTCCAACGAATGCTACATTCAGTTTCTCTCCGAACCAATTATAACCTTTTGCACAGCAATGGCAGCTTTCTACTTACCTGTTACAATTATGAGTATTCTCTACTGGCGTATATACAAGGAGACCCAGAACCGCTCTAAGGAGCTGGCTGGGTTGCAGGGTTCGGGAGGCCGTGGTAGACTTGGAGGGAGAGGTGGGAGTGGGGGAGGTAGGAAAGCTCGTTTTGTCCATCAAACAGGAAGTTCAAGAAGCTGCAGCAGCTATGAACTGACAAGATTGTCCAGGAGAAAGAGCACATGTCGAGAGCTGGTTGGTCGCTTCCACTGCTGGCCAGGGGTTCGTTCATGGAGACCTGGTAGTACCCGGCAGGCTGATGGAGATCCAGACCAAAGCAGCAGCGACAGCTGGAATAACAATGACGCTGCTGCCTCTTTGGACCACTCCGGGTCCTCGGAGGATGAGGATGGTGGTGGAAAAGAGAGGATATCGCAGAGTCATGCCATTTTTTCTATAGTTCTTAGCCTGCCTGGCATTAAGGCTGCTGTTAATTCACAGCTCACGTCATGTGAGGATTTGGATGTGGCTTCAGAGGAGGATCCACTTAGAGGAGCGGAGTACAACCGAGACAGCCTTTCTACTGTCACTACTGCCACTGTTACTCCTGAAGGTGTAAACAGCTCAGAAAACAGCTTTCACCAACACTTTTGTTCACAAAAGAATAAATCAACGTCCTCCATCAAAGACACATCAAACCAAGAAAATCTTGACGGtacaacaaaaaccacacaatcTGCCTCTAACAGCACGACTACCAGCACAGCCACCAAG
Protein-coding regions in this window:
- the chrm3a gene encoding muscarinic acetylcholine receptor M3 isoform X2, with amino-acid sequence MSFNSTDPGVSLTANTSASLAGAFLHPNVYHGGDIGGSPWPDFHPDALDENSSSASALLNLTQESQNGSKPAHLDPLGGHPMWQVILIVLLTSMLSLVTIIGNILVVVSFKVNRQLKTVNNYFLLSLAVADLIIGVISMNLYTAYLVMGSWAMGNWACDLWLAIDYVASNASVMNLLVISFDRYFSITRPLTYRAKRTTKRAGIMIGLAWFVSLVLWAPAILLWQYFEGERTVPSNECYIQFLSEPIITFCTAMAAFYLPVTIMSILYWRIYKETQNRSKELAGLQGSGGRGRLGGRGGSGGGRKARFVHQTGSSRSCSSYELTRLSRRKSTCRELVGRFHCWPGVRSWRPGSTRQADGDPDQSSSDSWNNNDAAASLDHSGSSEDEDGGGKERISQSHAIFSIVLSLPGIKAAVNSQLTSCEDLDVASEEDPLRGAEYNRDSLSTVTTATVTPEGVNSSENSFHQHFCSQKNKSTSSIKDTSNQENLDGTTKTTQSASNSTTTSTATKPPSVPLSFKEAAIAKRFAARARTQITKRKRMSLVKEKKAAQTLSAILFAFIITWTPYNIMVLINAFCQDCIPKTWWAVGYWLCYVNSTVNPMCYALCNKTFRTTFKMILLCHWDQKKQRKQQFQQRQSVVFHRRIPRETT
- the chrm3a gene encoding muscarinic acetylcholine receptor M3 isoform X1, with the translated sequence MRICQNITMSFNSTDPGVSLTANTSASLAGAFLHPNVYHGGDIGGSPWPDFHPDALDENSSSASALLNLTQESQNGSKPAHLDPLGGHPMWQVILIVLLTSMLSLVTIIGNILVVVSFKVNRQLKTVNNYFLLSLAVADLIIGVISMNLYTAYLVMGSWAMGNWACDLWLAIDYVASNASVMNLLVISFDRYFSITRPLTYRAKRTTKRAGIMIGLAWFVSLVLWAPAILLWQYFEGERTVPSNECYIQFLSEPIITFCTAMAAFYLPVTIMSILYWRIYKETQNRSKELAGLQGSGGRGRLGGRGGSGGGRKARFVHQTGSSRSCSSYELTRLSRRKSTCRELVGRFHCWPGVRSWRPGSTRQADGDPDQSSSDSWNNNDAAASLDHSGSSEDEDGGGKERISQSHAIFSIVLSLPGIKAAVNSQLTSCEDLDVASEEDPLRGAEYNRDSLSTVTTATVTPEGVNSSENSFHQHFCSQKNKSTSSIKDTSNQENLDGTTKTTQSASNSTTTSTATKPPSVPLSFKEAAIAKRFAARARTQITKRKRMSLVKEKKAAQTLSAILFAFIITWTPYNIMVLINAFCQDCIPKTWWAVGYWLCYVNSTVNPMCYALCNKTFRTTFKMILLCHWDQKKQRKQQFQQRQSVVFHRRIPRETT